In Pseudomonadota bacterium, the genomic stretch TCGAGGCGAAGAAATTCGCCACGCGCGTGTGCATCCGCAGTCCGTCCAACACGCAGCAATCTGATCCGCTGTTGCAATTGCTCAATGATGGTTTCGGCGTAGGCGTCGTCTACATTGATGACGGCGCGATTCAACTCCGGGTTCAGAAACAGCCTGGCCTTGGCGGCCCCATAGCTCGCGAGGTCACCGTGGTAATCGAGATGATCGCGACTGAGGTTGGTAAACATTGCGGCGCTGAAATGAACCCCGTCGACGCGGCCTTGGTCCAGTGCGTGCGAGGACACTTCCATCGCCACATGAGCGGCTCCGAGTCCGCGCAGCTCAGCCAGCCGCCGGTGTATACCGATGCAGTCCGGTGTGGTCAGCTCTCCCGCCGACAGGGCGACCGGAAAACCATGCCCCAGGGTGCCGATGATTCCGGTGGACTGGCCACTGGCATCCAGCGCGCCAGCCAGCAACCACGCGCAAGTGGTCTTGCCGTTGGTCCCGGTAATGCCGGTAACCTCGATTTTCTTCGATGGAGCATCGAAAAACAGGTCTGCCATACGGCCCAGGCGGCGCCTCAATTGGGGCACCTCCAGCAAAGGCACGCTGGTGTCGACCGATGGCGGCCCGGTACCGATCGAGGATTCCCAGGCAACCGCGACTGCCCCTTGCGCAAGCGCCTGCTCGAGATAATCCAGGCCATGAGATTGAGTGCCGGCACAAGCCAGGAACAGACTCCCCGCGACCACCTCGCGGCTGTCCAGCGTGATATCGGTGATCACCGGGTTGCCTGCCAGTCTGTCCTCCGGGATGCCAAGCAACCGGGCCAGCGAGATTCCGGCTTTTGCGGGCGTCGCAATCATCATCGGGCTCTCACCGCCGCGGCAGCGGGCTGAACTCGAGCCTGTACGATCGCACTCGGTTCCAGCCGGTATGGCGTCAGCGCATCGGGCGGTACCGCCAGGTAGCGCAACGCACCGGACATGACCGCGGAAAAAACCGGCGCGGCCACATCACCGCCATAATATTTTTCACCACCGGGCTCGT encodes the following:
- a CDS encoding UDP-N-acetylmuramoyl-L-alanyl-D-glutamate--2,6-diaminopimelate ligase yields the protein MIATPAKAGISLARLLGIPEDRLAGNPVITDITLDSREVVAGSLFLACAGTQSHGLDYLEQALAQGAVAVAWESSIGTGPPSVDTSVPLLEVPQLRRRLGRMADLFFDAPSKKIEVTGITGTNGKTTCAWLLAGALDASGQSTGIIGTLGHGFPVALSAGELTTPDCIGIHRRLAELRGLGAAHVAMEVSSHALDQGRVDGVHFSAAMFTNLSRDHLDYHGDLASYGAAKARLFLNPELNRAVINVDDAYAETIIEQLQQRIRLLRVGRTADAHARGEFLRLEQVRETTGGLELDFNSSWGELSLSSGLLCDFNASNLALVLAALLADGVAAEDAIQALAGVSAPPGRMEVVSGGDRWPTAIIDYSHTPDALEKALSALRRHVTGQLWCVFGCGGERDQGKRALMGEIAARSADRVIVTSDNPRGEDPLAIIDDIRSGTADADHVITIADRREAIATALEQAGPDDIVLVAGKGHESCQEIAGQKLPFSDIQEILQVLEEPR